In the genome of Deinococcus planocerae, the window CTCCGGCGCCCCGGCCCCGCGGCGCCCGCCCTCTCCCCGCCTTCCACCCCTCGCGCTCGGTCATCCTGATCCCCCCGTTCGCCGCGGCCCGCCGGGCGCCGGGGTCCACACTCCCCGCGTCCGCGTCTGTCAGGCCGCCGTGATCGGCCCACCGTACCACGCGCGGGGCCGGGGACTCTCATCCTCCTCGCCCGCCCCACATCTGCGGGTCACCCTGCGGGAAGGAGCGTCCGGGCGCCGAACCAACGCCGGGGGCAGGGCTCAGCTCGCCGCCGGGGTCGCCTGCGCCCGCTCCCGGGCCTCCCCGGCGAGCTGGCGCCGCAGCACCTTGCCCACCGCCGTCTTGGGAAGTTCGGCGCGGAACTCCACGCTGCGCGGCACCTTGTAGGGGCTCAGGCCCGCCCGGCAGTGCGCGACGATCTCGGCCTCGGTGGCGCGCGCCCCGGGCCTGAGCACCACGGCGGCGTGGACGCTCTCGCCGCGGTAGGCGTCGGGGAGGCCCACGGCGGCGGCCTCCAGCACGGCGGGGTGGGTCATCAGGACTTCCTCGACCTCGCGCGGGTAGACGTTGTAGCCCCCCGCGATGATCAGGTCCTTCTTGCGGTCCACGATCCGGAAGTACCCGTCCTCGTCCATTGTCGCGAGGTCGCCCGTCAGCAGCCAGGTGCGCCCGTGCGCCTCCCGCAGCGTCTTCGCGGTCTCGTCCTCGCGCCCCCAGTAGCCCTTCATCACGTTCGGCCCGGCGACCCACAGCTCGCCCACCTCGCCGCTCGGGACGGGCTCGCCGTCCTCGCCCGCCACGAGGGCGTCCACCCCCGGCATCGGGAGGCCGATGCTGCCGTCGCGCTGATCCCCGAAGATCGGGTTGGTGTGGGTGATGGGCGCGGCTTCTGTCAGGCCGTAGCCCTCCACCAGATTCGCCCCGCCCGTCAGCGCCCGGAACCTCCGCGCGGTTTCGAGCAGGAGGGGCGCGCTGCCGCTGATGCACGCGCGGATGGTCGTCAGGTCGTGTTTGGCCGTGTCGGGGTGGTTGTTGATCGCGTTGTAGAGGGTGGGCACCCCCGGAAAGAGGGTCGCCTTGCTCGCGCTGATCTGCGAGAGCACCATCCGCACGTCGCGCGGGTTGGGCACCAGGGCAATGGTCGCGCCGATCAGGAGGCTGAGGTTCATGGCGACCGTCATCCCGTACACGTGGAAGAAGGGGATCGCCGCCAGCGTGACCTCCTGCCCCTCGCGCAGGTCGGTCATCCACGCCCGCGCCTGCTCGGCGTTCGCCACGAGGTTGCCGTGGGTGAGCATCGCCCCCTTGGGCACGCCCGTCGTGCCGCCCGTGTACTGGAGCAAGGCCACGTCGTCCGGGCGAATCGTCACGGGCTGCGGGGCCGGGGCGTGCGAGCGCACGAGCGACCCGAAGTGGAAGACCGTCCCCCCCGCCTTCACGTCCACCCAGGTGCCCTCCCGCCGCGCCTTGAGCGGATAGAGCACGTTCTTCGGGAAGGGCAGCGCGTCCTGGATGCCGGTCACGATCACCCGCTTGACGGGCACGCGCGCGGCGATCTCCTGATAACGTGGGTAGAAGGCGTCGAGCAAGATCAGCGTCTCGCTCCCGCTGTCGAGAAGCTGGTGTTCGAGTTCGGAGGCCACGTACAGCGGGCTCGTGTTCACCACTGCCCCGCCCGCGAGCAGCGCCCCGTAAAACGCCACCACGAACTGCGGGCAGTTGGGCAGCATCACGCTGACCCGCTCGCCGGGCCGCACCCCCAGCCCCTGAAGGGCCGCCGCGAAGCGCCCCGCGTCCTGCCACAGCCGCCCGTACGTGGTCGTCCGGCCCAGGAAGGTCAGCGCCGCCCGGTCGGGGTAGCGCTCGGCGCTGCGGCGCAGCAGGTCGGGCAGCACGTCGCCACTCGGCGTGAAGTCGCGCGGAACGCCGGGTTCGTAGTGGGCCAGCCAGGGTCTTTCCATGCGGCGCGTCACACTCCTAGGGACCACGCCTCGGCGGCCACCGGGCGGGCGAGAGGGGTTGGAAGTTGGACTCAGTATAAGCACAAAAGCTCTTCCGTTGCACTCCCCCAGCGGGTGCCTTCGGGGGGTGGCCGGTCCACAAACCCGCCCCGACCTGTCCGCGACCCCACGGAGCGGGGCGGGCGGCTCGTGCAAGATGGGCCCCATGACGACCCCTGCACCGGACCCTGCGGCCCACCGTCCCCACCTCGAAGAAGCCCTGCGGCTGGCCCGCGAGGCGCAGGAGGCGGGCAGCGCCCCGGTCGGTGCCGTGCTCGTGAACGCGGGGGGCGAGGTGATCGCCCGGGGCCGCAACCGGGTCGGCGAGGCCCAGACGCCCGAGCACGTCGGGGCCGCGAGCGTGGCCCACGCCGAGATGGACGTGTTCTTCGCGGTGGGCAAGGTCAAAGATGCGGGGGAGCTGACCCTCTACACCAGCCTGGAGCCCTGCCTGATGTGCGGCGGGGCGAGCGCCCTGCTCGGCGTGGGCCGGGTGGTGTGGGCCACGAACGATCCCTGGGGCGGCTCGGGCCGGTTGATCGCCTGGAGCAGCCACCCCGCCATGCAGGAGACCGAGGTCGTCCCGACCCCCGACCCCGAGCTGGAGCGCGAGGGCGCCCGCCTCTTCGCCCCCGAGGCGAGGCGCGCCTTCCCCGACGAGGGCTGGGCCCTGTGGCGCGAGCACTACCCGGAGGAAACGGCGGGCGTGGAGTGAGCGTCCTCGTCGTGGGGAGCGTGAACGCCGACCTCACCGTGCGGGCAGGGCGCATCCCGGCCCCCGGCGAGACGGTCCTCGGCGGGGACGCCACCGTCTCGCCCGGCGGCAAAGGGGCAAATCAGGCGGTGGCCGCCGCGCTGGCCGGGGCAAAGGTGGCCCTGTGCGGTGCGGTCGGACAGGACGCTTTCCGGGAGGCGGCCCTGCGGGGTCTGACCCGGGCGGGCGTGGGGCTCGACCACCTCCACACCCTCGCCGCGCCCACCGGTCTCGCCCTGATCACCGTCTCCCCGGAGGGCGAGAACGCGATCACGGTGGCGAGCGGGGCGAACGCGCACGTCACCTCCGACCATCTGCCGCAGAAGTGGGAGGGCTTCACCCACCTCCTCCTGCAAGGTGAGTTGCCGCCCGGGGTGACCCGCGAGGCCGCCCGCCGTGCCCACGCCGCCGGGTTGACCGTGGTGCTCAACGCCGCGCCCGCCCGCGAGCCCGATCCTGGCCTCCTCGCGCACACCCATCACCTGATCGTGAACGAGCACGAACTCGCGGTGCTGGCGGGTGGGGCTGGGGAGGAGACCGCCCGTTCCCTCCTCGAACGTGGACCGGGGGCAGTCACCGTCACGCTCGGTTCTCAAGGCAGCCTGACGGTGACGCCGGACGCCACCCACCGCCTCCCCGCCCACCGGGTCACCCCCGTGGACACGACGGGCGCGGGCGACACCTTCTGCGGGGTGCTCGTCGCGTGGCTCGCCGAAGGTCAAGCCCTCCCCGAGGCTCTCCAGGCCGCCACCGTCGCCGCCGCCCTCGCCTGCACCCGCCCGGGGGCGCAGGACGCGGTGCCGGGCCGGGCCGAGATCGGGGCCGCCCTCGCCCACGCGCGCTAGGCTGCCCCCATGCGGTACCGCACCTTCGCCGAACCCGACTACGACGCCCTGGCGGCCCTCGACCTCGCCGCCCGGCGTCACGCCGACCCCCGCTTCGACGCCCTGCCCGACCGCGAGCGCGAGGGGCGGCTGAGTACCAGCCTCCCCGCCCTGAAGTTCTACGAGCGCAGCGAGCATTCCTTCGTCGCCCAGGACGACGCGGGCGGCCTCGCGGGGGCCATCTTCGCCCAGCACGTGTGGCAGGGAGACCGGCCCATCGTGCTCGTGCGGACGGTGCTGCTCTCCCCGGACGCTCCCCCCGAGACGGCGGCGGGCCTCCTCCACGCGGCGGTCAAGAGCGCCTACGACACCGCCGTGTACGAGGTGCATTTTCCCGTGACTCCCGCGCTGGAGAGGGCCGCCGGGGAGGAGGAGGCGCACGTGACCGGGCGCTACGCGGTGCGGCACCTGGGCACCCGCGCGCAGACGGCGCCCGGCGAACGCCTCGGCGTGGGGAAGTCGGCGGCGGCGGGCGCGGAGGGGGGCGCATAATGGCGGGCATGACGAGTCCTGCCACCCGCGTGCTGCTCGGTGTCCGCGGTATGAACCGCGAGGCCGGGGAGCGCGTTGCCGCCCACCTGCTCTCGCTCCCCGGTGTGAGCCGCGCGACCCCCGACGACGGCCAGATCGAGGTCCACTACGACCCCAGCCAGCACACCGTCATGGACCTCGTGCGCGCCGTGCGTGCCCAGGGCTTCCTGGCGGGGATGCTCTAGCCCCCCGTGGCCCTCGGCTACGTCGGCGTCCTGACCGTCCGGGTCGAGATGCCGTGGGTGAGCAACCTCAAGGAAAAGCGCGCCCTCGTCCGCCCCGTCGTCGAGCGCCTCAAGGCCCGCTATCCCCTGACCGTCGCCCGCCTCGACGGCCTCAACGCCCACGACTGGGAGGTGATCGGCGTCGCCACGCTCAGCAACGATTACGTCTGGGTGGAAGAAACCCTGCGCATGGCCGCCGACTTCATCGCCAAGGAGGGCGAGTACCGCGTGGTGGAGGAAAGCACCGACATCCGCGTGCTCGGCGACGACGTGGATGAGGGGGAGGACGAGGAGAGCTGAAGTCCAGAGGTGGTTCGGGGGCGGGTCGGCGCAGATGTCGGGCGCCCCTCGCCGTTGTCGTGGAGCCGGGCCGTCCGTTTCGCCGGATGAGGTGCGACGGGTCGGGTGTGGAAGGGCGCTGGAGGGAGCTGCGGTTCTCCCCTCTGCAAACAGTTCTGCGAGTCTTGCGGTGCGGGCTGGGCCGGTTCTCCACCAGAGAGGGCAAAAAGGAGCGCCGACCTCAGCCGACGCTCCCCCTTTTCCTGTGCCGTCCCCGTCAGTCGCCTTCCTTCGCCAACTGGCTCTTGAGGGCGTCGAAGGCCTCGGGCCTGTTCAGCACGCGCCAGTTCAGGACGCTCTCGCCGCTGAAGCCCGACACGCGGCCCGCCGAGCAGTCGTAGCCCGCGTTTTGCTTGCGCATGATCGGCCACACCGCCGCCGCCGCCCGGCCTGCGATGTCGCGCAGGGGCACCGGGCCGAAGAGGCGCGAGTCCTCGCTGCCGCCCGCCGTGCGGTTGTCGCCCATCACGAAGTAGTGCCCGGCAGGCACGGTGACCTCGGGCTGGTCCTGAAGGAGGCCCGCCCCGCTGGAGGCCGCGTTGTTCGCCAGGTCGCTCTGGGTGTCCCAGCAGCCCTGCGAGCGCCAGTAGTCGGTCGTCCAGCTCTGGTCGAGCCGCACGCCGTTGATAAACACCTCGCCGCCCGAGACGCGCACCCGGTCGCCGGGCAGACCGATCAGCCGCTTGATCAGGAAGGGGCGGTAGGTCCACAGCCCGAAGGCGCTGCGGTTGAGGTTTGGAATCTGCGCGGCGGCCTCGCGCGGCGGCTTGAAGATCAGGATGTCGCCGCGGCTGAAGTTGCCCACCCCCGCCTTGTGCAGCCAGGTCTCGTACTTGGGCACGAAGACGCGCTCGTGATCGCGCAGGTTCGGCATCATGCTCACGCCGTCCACGCCGACGAGCGTCGCCACGAATTGGGTGATCACCACCGCGAACACGATGGGCTCTAAAACTTCTTTCCACAGTTTCCTGAGCGGGCCGGACGCGGCCCCTTTGAGTCTGGTCATGAGGCTCCCTTGGGTTGTCCCGGCGCAGCATAGCGGACGCCACACCCCGCCCGCACGGTAGAAGGTCCCCCCGGGTGAGGAGGTCCCGTGAGGCAGGGACGTTCAGGAGGCCAGCGCCCGCAGCCGGGGGAGTTCGGCCCGCGCCGCCTCCTCGCCCGCCTGGATCGCCTGCGTGCCCCGGTGAAAGCTCTGGAGGTCCACCCCCACCACGGCGGGCCGCAGCAGCACGTCCGGGCGGTAGAGGCTCAGCCGCGCGTCGGTGAGCTGCGCCTGCATGATGTCGGCGGCCCGCCGCAGCGCCTGCACGGGGCCGAGGTGCGCTTCCGCCTCCCGCCGCCACAGCCGCCGCCGGGCGGGCAGTTCGAGGAGGCCGGGCGCCGTCACGTCCACCGCGACCACCCGGTGAACCCCCAGGAAGAGCGCGGCGTCCACGGGCACCTGGTTGAGCACCCCGCCGTCGGCGAGCAGCATGTCCTCCTGGGGCACGGGGTCGATGGCGCCGGGGTAGGCGGTCGTGGCCCGCAGCGCCGGGAAGAGCGGGCCGCTCGACAGGTACACCTGCCGCCCGGTGAGCACGTCCGTCGCGGTCACCGCCAGGGGGGTCCGCAGCTCCTCGAAGGTGGCGGGGAGGTTCGTCCCCAGCCACGCCTCGAAGGCCGCCGCGTTCAAGAGGCCCCGCCCCAGCCGCCAGTCGAGGAGCCGCCGCCACGACACGGCGCCCGACACGCGCGTGAGGTCGTCCGCCGAGAAGCCCGCCGCGATAAAGGCCGCGACCAGCCCGCCGATGCTCGTGCCCGCGAGGACACGGGGCCGCAGGCCCTCTTCTTCCAGCACCCGCCAGACCCCGATGTGGGCGAGGCCCCGCGCCCCCCCGCCCCCCAGCACCAGCCCGAAGTCCGACATGGGGCGATTGTAGGGGCGGGGCAACGGGGGCGGCGCCGCATTCTGTCCGCCCGCTAAAGGTTTCTCGCCCCCGGGGTGAAGGCCCGGTTCACGGGGCACACGCTCACGTTTGTTTGAATTGGCGGCACTGGCCGCCCTCCCCGGCGGCGAGAGGGGAGAGAGACATGTTCTATTACGATGGCAAGTTGCAGTACCCGGTTCGCGTCGAGACGCCCGACCCCCGCTTCGCCCGCGCCCTGCAACAGGCGATTGGCGGCGTGGAGGGCGAGATCCGGGTGTGCCTCCAGTACCTCTTCCAGTCGTTCGGCGCGCGCGGCCCCAAGAAGTACCGCGACATGCTGCTGGCGACCGGCACCGAGGAGATCGCCCACATCGAGATGCTGGCGACCGCCGTGGCGATGAACCTGGAGGGCTCGCCCGGCTCGGTGAAGGAGGCCGCCGCGAAGGCCAACCCCATCGTCGAGGCCGTGATGGGCGGCGGTGACCCCCGGCAGTTCCTCTCGGCGGGGATGGCGGCGCTGGCCGCCGACGCCAACGGCGTGCCCTTCAGCGGCTCGCACGTGTACGCGAGCGGCAACCTCGCCGCCGACATGTATGCCAACGTGACCGCCGAGGCGACGGGCCGCGCCCTGGCCTGCCGCCTTTTCGAGCTCACCGACGACCCCGGCATGAAGGACATGCTGCGCTTCCTGATCGCGCGCGACACCATGCACCAGCAGCAGTGGCTCGCCGTGATCGAGGAACTCGGCGGGCATCAGGGAACCCTGCCCATCCCCAACTCCTTCCCGGTGCAGGAGGAACTGCGCGAGGTGAGCTACGACTACGTGTTCACCGGGATCGAGGGCACGGCGCCCCCCACGGGCCGCTGGACGCAGGGCCCCTCGCTCGACGCCCTGGGCGAGTTCCGCCTCGTGGCCGCCCAGCCGATGGGCCAGGAGCCCATGCTCGCGCCCCCCCTGCCCCAGGCCTACGCCGAGACCCAGCAGATGACGGGCGCGGCGGGCCTGAAAGGCGAGTCGCTGACCTGAGCCCCAACGTTCGCCCGCACGGAGCGTCCCTTCACCGGGGCGCTCTTTGTGTGGGGCTCCGCTGTCGCCCACCGCCCGGTTTGGTTTAAGGTGGAAGCGAATGCCGCTCGCGGGTCAGGTCGTGGGGGAGGGGGTGAGGCTGGTGCGCCCCCTCGGTCGCGGCTCGCACAGCGTCGTGTACTTCGCGGTGGGACCGCAGGGGCAGCCGTGCGCGGTCAAGATTTTCGAGGCCGCCTTCGCGGGACACGCCGTGCGGGAGTACCGCCACGGCAGGGACCTCGACCACCCGCGCCTCGTCCGGGTCCTGGCCGCCACGCAGGTGGACGACCGCCCCGCCCTCGTCGCGACGCTCGCGCGGGGCGTCACCCTCTTCGGGCGCTACCCCCGGCGGCCCGCCCTGACGTGTGAGCGCCGCGCCTTCCTGCTCACCCTCGCGCACGTGCTCGGGGCGCTCGACCACCTCCATTCGCGCGGACTCGTCCACCGCGACCTCAAGCCCGAGAATGTCCTCGTGGAGCCGGATGGCGCCGCGACCCTGGTGGACCTCGACCTCTCGGGCCCGGTGCGCGAGGTCTTTGCCGTTCCCACCCGCGTGGGCACCGCCGCCTTCCAGAGCCCCGAAGCCGGGCGCGGCGAGCCCCTGGGCTATGAAAGCGACCTCTACGGCGTCGGCGTGCTGCTGGGCTGGGGCCTGACCGGAGAGCTGCCCGAGCCCGGTGCCCCCACCCTCTTCGGCGACGACCCCCTCTCGCCCCTGCACGCTGCCCTCACCGACCCCGACCGCACCCGCCGCCCGGCGAGTGCGCGTGAGGTGCGGGAGACGCTGTTGAGGCTGGCGGGATTGCCGTATTGAGGGGCTGGGGGCGCTTGTTCTTCTCCCTCTCCCCTTGCGGGAGAGGGCCGGGGAGAGGGGGCGTGTGACCAACAGGTGCGACTGCAAGATGCCCGGCCTTCCTACCGCGCGGCGGGTCGCTTGCGGTTCACCCCCTCTGCTCCGCAGCTCTACGAGTCCCAACCTCCCCCACGGGGGCGGAGAAGCAGAAAGGCGCGGGAAAGCCCGTGAATGGCTTGTGGACCCATCTCGCGCCGAAATCTCCGGCCCCTACCCCAGAATCCGCGCCTCGTTCGCCCGCAGTGCCAAGCCGCTCGCCGGGGTGTCGTTCAGGCTGCTCAGGAGCGTCTGCCCCCGTGCCACGTCGCCCA includes:
- a CDS encoding long-chain-fatty-acid--CoA ligase; protein product: MERPWLAHYEPGVPRDFTPSGDVLPDLLRRSAERYPDRAALTFLGRTTTYGRLWQDAGRFAAALQGLGVRPGERVSVMLPNCPQFVVAFYGALLAGGAVVNTSPLYVASELEHQLLDSGSETLILLDAFYPRYQEIAARVPVKRVIVTGIQDALPFPKNVLYPLKARREGTWVDVKAGGTVFHFGSLVRSHAPAPQPVTIRPDDVALLQYTGGTTGVPKGAMLTHGNLVANAEQARAWMTDLREGQEVTLAAIPFFHVYGMTVAMNLSLLIGATIALVPNPRDVRMVLSQISASKATLFPGVPTLYNAINNHPDTAKHDLTTIRACISGSAPLLLETARRFRALTGGANLVEGYGLTEAAPITHTNPIFGDQRDGSIGLPMPGVDALVAGEDGEPVPSGEVGELWVAGPNVMKGYWGREDETAKTLREAHGRTWLLTGDLATMDEDGYFRIVDRKKDLIIAGGYNVYPREVEEVLMTHPAVLEAAAVGLPDAYRGESVHAAVVLRPGARATEAEIVAHCRAGLSPYKVPRSVEFRAELPKTAVGKVLRRQLAGEARERAQATPAAS
- a CDS encoding nucleoside deaminase, yielding MTTPAPDPAAHRPHLEEALRLAREAQEAGSAPVGAVLVNAGGEVIARGRNRVGEAQTPEHVGAASVAHAEMDVFFAVGKVKDAGELTLYTSLEPCLMCGGASALLGVGRVVWATNDPWGGSGRLIAWSSHPAMQETEVVPTPDPELEREGARLFAPEARRAFPDEGWALWREHYPEETAGVE
- a CDS encoding ribokinase; amino-acid sequence: MSVLVVGSVNADLTVRAGRIPAPGETVLGGDATVSPGGKGANQAVAAALAGAKVALCGAVGQDAFREAALRGLTRAGVGLDHLHTLAAPTGLALITVSPEGENAITVASGANAHVTSDHLPQKWEGFTHLLLQGELPPGVTREAARRAHAAGLTVVLNAAPAREPDPGLLAHTHHLIVNEHELAVLAGGAGEETARSLLERGPGAVTVTLGSQGSLTVTPDATHRLPAHRVTPVDTTGAGDTFCGVLVAWLAEGQALPEALQAATVAAALACTRPGAQDAVPGRAEIGAALAHAR
- a CDS encoding DUF1999 domain-containing protein, with translation MRYRTFAEPDYDALAALDLAARRHADPRFDALPDREREGRLSTSLPALKFYERSEHSFVAQDDAGGLAGAIFAQHVWQGDRPIVLVRTVLLSPDAPPETAAGLLHAAVKSAYDTAVYEVHFPVTPALERAAGEEEAHVTGRYAVRHLGTRAQTAPGERLGVGKSAAAGAEGGA
- a CDS encoding heavy-metal-associated domain-containing protein, with the protein product MAGMTSPATRVLLGVRGMNREAGERVAAHLLSLPGVSRATPDDGQIEVHYDPSQHTVMDLVRAVRAQGFLAGML
- a CDS encoding DUF503 domain-containing protein yields the protein MALGYVGVLTVRVEMPWVSNLKEKRALVRPVVERLKARYPLTVARLDGLNAHDWEVIGVATLSNDYVWVEETLRMAADFIAKEGEYRVVEESTDIRVLGDDVDEGEDEES
- the lepB gene encoding signal peptidase I encodes the protein MTRLKGAASGPLRKLWKEVLEPIVFAVVITQFVATLVGVDGVSMMPNLRDHERVFVPKYETWLHKAGVGNFSRGDILIFKPPREAAAQIPNLNRSAFGLWTYRPFLIKRLIGLPGDRVRVSGGEVFINGVRLDQSWTTDYWRSQGCWDTQSDLANNAASSGAGLLQDQPEVTVPAGHYFVMGDNRTAGGSEDSRLFGPVPLRDIAGRAAAAVWPIMRKQNAGYDCSAGRVSGFSGESVLNWRVLNRPEAFDALKSQLAKEGD
- a CDS encoding patatin-like phospholipase family protein codes for the protein MSDFGLVLGGGGARGLAHIGVWRVLEEEGLRPRVLAGTSIGGLVAAFIAAGFSADDLTRVSGAVSWRRLLDWRLGRGLLNAAAFEAWLGTNLPATFEELRTPLAVTATDVLTGRQVYLSSGPLFPALRATTAYPGAIDPVPQEDMLLADGGVLNQVPVDAALFLGVHRVVAVDVTAPGLLELPARRRLWRREAEAHLGPVQALRRAADIMQAQLTDARLSLYRPDVLLRPAVVGVDLQSFHRGTQAIQAGEEAARAELPRLRALAS
- a CDS encoding manganese catalase family protein; translation: MFYYDGKLQYPVRVETPDPRFARALQQAIGGVEGEIRVCLQYLFQSFGARGPKKYRDMLLATGTEEIAHIEMLATAVAMNLEGSPGSVKEAAAKANPIVEAVMGGGDPRQFLSAGMAALAADANGVPFSGSHVYASGNLAADMYANVTAEATGRALACRLFELTDDPGMKDMLRFLIARDTMHQQQWLAVIEELGGHQGTLPIPNSFPVQEELREVSYDYVFTGIEGTAPPTGRWTQGPSLDALGEFRLVAAQPMGQEPMLAPPLPQAYAETQQMTGAAGLKGESLT
- a CDS encoding serine/threonine-protein kinase, with the translated sequence MPLAGQVVGEGVRLVRPLGRGSHSVVYFAVGPQGQPCAVKIFEAAFAGHAVREYRHGRDLDHPRLVRVLAATQVDDRPALVATLARGVTLFGRYPRRPALTCERRAFLLTLAHVLGALDHLHSRGLVHRDLKPENVLVEPDGAATLVDLDLSGPVREVFAVPTRVGTAAFQSPEAGRGEPLGYESDLYGVGVLLGWGLTGELPEPGAPTLFGDDPLSPLHAALTDPDRTRRPASAREVRETLLRLAGLPY